In a genomic window of Streptomyces puniciscabiei:
- a CDS encoding MFS transporter: MGAGALGEVVDTMGHWRTLMVLGTAQFLMVLDTSVMNVSISQLVEDFHTEVTAIQAVITLYALVMAAFMIVGGRLGDIHGRRRLFLLGLMVYGVGSALTALAPTLWVLALGWSVIEGLGAAMVLPAMAALVAEAYRGRDRAVAYGVIGGLAGAGIAVGPLLGGWVTTYLTWRLVFAGEVVVVLVVLLCHRVVKEAARTGPPPRLDVVGAALSAGGLGLGVLGVLQSSTWGWVHPRNPPFTVLGFAPTLFVVAAGAAVLALFVRWDRRREAAGADPLVHLSLFGRPPLRSGLLTLLSQNLILLGLFFTIPLYLQVVQGFDAFQTGLRLLPVSATMLVTSLGAARLGRTLGPRLVVRLGLLTLAVAIVWLLATIQPKIDDAQFAGAMAVLGIGMGLLASQLGNVVQSSAGEAERSEVGGLQFTAQNLGSALGTALIGSMLIGALAHAFTAGVESHPQLSAQTKQQTSVRLQAGISFVPTDQVRAGAQRAGLPPSEVDALTSAYASAQLDGLKAAILATGGITLASLLVTPHLPTAPPRRGRTSQGGAPAGLANAVE; the protein is encoded by the coding sequence CTGGGGGCGGGAGCACTCGGCGAGGTGGTGGACACCATGGGACACTGGCGCACTCTGATGGTGCTGGGCACGGCCCAGTTCCTGATGGTCCTGGACACGTCCGTCATGAACGTCTCCATCAGCCAACTGGTCGAGGACTTCCACACCGAGGTCACCGCCATCCAGGCCGTCATCACCCTGTACGCGCTGGTCATGGCCGCGTTCATGATCGTCGGAGGCAGGCTCGGCGACATCCACGGCCGCCGCCGTCTGTTCCTGCTCGGCCTGATGGTCTACGGCGTCGGCTCGGCGCTCACCGCCCTGGCGCCCACCCTGTGGGTGCTCGCCCTGGGCTGGTCGGTGATCGAGGGACTCGGCGCCGCGATGGTGCTGCCCGCGATGGCGGCCCTGGTCGCCGAGGCCTACCGCGGCAGGGACCGGGCCGTCGCCTACGGCGTGATCGGCGGGCTGGCCGGTGCCGGTATCGCGGTGGGCCCGCTGCTGGGCGGCTGGGTGACGACGTATCTGACCTGGCGGCTGGTCTTCGCGGGCGAGGTCGTCGTCGTCCTCGTCGTCCTGCTGTGCCACCGGGTCGTCAAGGAGGCCGCGCGCACCGGACCGCCGCCCCGGCTGGACGTGGTCGGCGCGGCGCTCTCCGCGGGCGGACTGGGGCTGGGCGTGCTCGGTGTGCTGCAGAGCAGCACCTGGGGCTGGGTGCACCCGCGCAACCCGCCCTTCACCGTTCTGGGCTTCGCGCCCACCCTCTTCGTCGTCGCCGCCGGGGCTGCCGTACTGGCGCTGTTCGTGCGCTGGGACCGCAGGCGGGAGGCCGCGGGCGCCGACCCCCTGGTGCACCTGTCCCTGTTCGGCCGGCCGCCTCTGCGCTCGGGTCTGCTCACCCTGCTCAGCCAGAACCTGATCCTGCTCGGACTGTTCTTCACCATCCCGCTGTACCTGCAGGTGGTGCAGGGGTTCGATGCCTTCCAGACGGGGCTCAGACTGCTGCCGGTGTCCGCCACGATGCTCGTCACCTCCCTGGGCGCCGCGCGGCTCGGCCGCACCTTGGGGCCCCGCCTGGTCGTCCGGCTGGGCCTGCTGACGCTGGCCGTGGCCATCGTGTGGCTGCTCGCCACCATCCAGCCGAAGATCGACGACGCGCAGTTCGCCGGTGCCATGGCGGTACTCGGCATCGGCATGGGGCTGCTCGCCTCCCAGCTGGGCAACGTCGTCCAGTCGAGTGCCGGGGAGGCCGAGCGCAGCGAGGTCGGCGGCCTGCAGTTCACGGCCCAGAACCTGGGTTCGGCGCTGGGTACCGCGCTCATCGGGTCGATGCTCATCGGCGCGCTGGCGCACGCGTTCACCGCCGGGGTGGAGAGCCATCCCCAGCTGTCGGCCCAGACCAAGCAGCAGACCAGCGTCCGCCTGCAGGCCGGGATCAGCTTCGTGCCCACCGACCAGGTCCGCGCGGGGGCCCAGCGCGCCGGACTGCCACCGTCCGAGGTCGACGCCCTCACCTCCGCATACGCCTCGGCACAGCTCGACGGCCTGAAGGCGGCGATCCTCGCCACCGGAGGCATCACTCTCGCGAGCCTCCTCGTCACCCCGCACCTGCCGACCGCGCCGCCCCGCCGTGGGCGGACCTCGCAGGGCGGCGCACCGGCCGGCCTCGCGAACGCCGTGGAGTAG
- a CDS encoding mechanosensitive ion channel family protein: MNRALTLDDLVLAGIAVAAGLLLAFLSRTLLRWLAKHAKRTRWSGDDVIVDALRSVVPWAAIAGGAAAAAVVLPLTRTVQQHVNQVLEVWLIFVVTLSAARVIAGLVRTVTQSRSGVAGSATIFVNITRVLVLAIGFLVVLQTLGISIAPLLTALGVGGLAVALALQDTLANLFAGIHILASKTVQPGDYIRLGSGEEGYVVDINWRQTTVRQLSNNLVVIPNGQLAKANMTNYTHPEQRLTVLVQVGVGYDSDLEHVERVTAEVVAETMREVEGAVPEHEPAIRFHTFGDSRIGFTVVLGVGEFSDQYRIKHEFIKRLHRRYRAEGISIPAPTRTVALQQGAVVIPQQRSPEDVAAGPVRGD; this comes from the coding sequence GTGAACCGCGCGCTGACCCTGGACGACCTCGTCCTCGCCGGAATCGCGGTGGCGGCGGGCCTGTTGCTCGCCTTCCTGTCCCGCACCCTGCTGCGCTGGCTCGCGAAGCACGCCAAGCGGACCCGCTGGAGCGGCGACGACGTCATCGTGGACGCCCTGCGCTCGGTCGTGCCGTGGGCGGCGATCGCGGGCGGTGCGGCGGCGGCCGCGGTGGTGCTCCCGCTGACCCGGACCGTCCAGCAACACGTCAACCAGGTCCTGGAGGTCTGGCTGATCTTCGTGGTGACCCTGTCCGCGGCCCGGGTGATCGCGGGTCTGGTCCGCACGGTCACCCAGTCCCGCTCGGGCGTGGCGGGCTCGGCGACCATCTTCGTCAACATCACCCGGGTCCTGGTCCTGGCCATCGGCTTCCTGGTGGTCCTGCAGACCCTCGGCATCTCCATCGCGCCCCTGCTGACCGCCCTGGGCGTCGGCGGTCTGGCGGTCGCCCTCGCCCTGCAGGACACCCTCGCCAACCTCTTCGCCGGCATCCACATCCTGGCCTCCAAGACGGTCCAGCCGGGCGACTACATCCGGCTGGGCAGCGGCGAGGAGGGGTACGTCGTCGACATCAACTGGCGCCAGACGACGGTCCGCCAGCTCTCCAACAACCTGGTGGTCATCCCCAACGGCCAGCTCGCCAAGGCCAACATGACCAACTACACGCATCCCGAGCAGCGGCTGACGGTGCTGGTGCAGGTCGGCGTCGGCTACGACTCCGACCTGGAGCACGTGGAGCGGGTCACCGCGGAGGTCGTCGCCGAGACCATGCGCGAGGTCGAGGGTGCCGTACCGGAACACGAACCCGCCATCCGCTTCCACACCTTCGGCGACTCCCGCATCGGCTTCACCGTGGTCCTCGGCGTCGGCGAGTTCAGCGACCAGTACCGCATCAAGCACGAGTTCATCAAGCGCCTGCACCGCCGCTACCGCGCGGAGGGCATCTCCATCCCCGCCCCCACCCGGACGGTGGCGCTGCAGCAGGGTGCGGTGGTGATCCCGCAGCAGCGCAGCCCGGAGGACGTGGCGGCGGGGCCCGTCCGGGGCGACTAG
- a CDS encoding HdeD family acid-resistance protein → MTAPRGQQPRAGMPYPPGEAGNGPAQAVTVIARSWTWILVSAVMTLVPGVLILVWPDETLHVLAVVLGLYLLLGGAIRFVTAFAREDHADRLPGLLAAVLYVLAGVLCLRNPLQTITALSLIVGLVWLVSGLLTLYPAIAARDLPHRGVVLGAALLGIVAGIVVLALPAESARALTRLLGLWLVLLGLVELVAAFAWRAALRRGGVLPGAPGPVE, encoded by the coding sequence ATGACCGCACCGCGTGGACAGCAGCCGCGGGCCGGGATGCCATATCCGCCCGGCGAGGCGGGCAACGGTCCCGCACAGGCCGTGACGGTGATCGCCCGCTCCTGGACCTGGATCCTGGTGTCGGCGGTCATGACGCTGGTACCGGGCGTGCTGATCCTCGTCTGGCCGGACGAGACGCTGCACGTCCTCGCCGTCGTCCTCGGCCTCTACCTGCTGCTCGGCGGCGCGATCCGGTTCGTGACGGCGTTCGCGCGGGAGGACCACGCGGACCGGCTTCCCGGCCTGCTGGCCGCCGTGCTGTACGTCCTGGCCGGCGTGCTGTGCCTGCGCAATCCGCTGCAGACCATCACCGCGCTGTCACTGATCGTCGGACTGGTGTGGCTGGTGTCCGGCCTCCTCACGCTCTACCCGGCGATCGCCGCCAGGGACCTGCCGCACCGCGGTGTCGTCCTGGGAGCCGCACTGCTCGGCATCGTCGCCGGGATCGTCGTGCTGGCCCTGCCCGCCGAATCGGCGCGGGCGCTGACCCGGCTGCTGGGGCTGTGGCTCGTACTGCTGGGCCTGGTGGAGCTGGTGGCCGCCTTCGCCTGGCGGGCCGCGCTGCGCAGGGGCGGGGTGCTGCCGGGCGCACCCGGTCCCGTGGAGTGA
- a CDS encoding SHOCT domain-containing protein: protein MSAQTYLAYDYPVLGVFWSMLVFFLWIMWFVLLFRVIVDVFRDDGMNGWAKAAWTLFVIVVPFLGVLVYLIARGKGMGEREVAQARAQQEAFDSYVRQAAQGATPASSADELAKLSAMRSRGEITDDEFRRAKELVLSGAGSARPSDTFHAPSGR, encoded by the coding sequence ATGAGTGCGCAGACCTATCTCGCGTACGACTACCCGGTACTGGGTGTCTTCTGGTCCATGCTGGTGTTCTTCCTGTGGATCATGTGGTTCGTCCTGCTGTTCCGGGTCATCGTCGACGTCTTCCGCGACGACGGCATGAACGGCTGGGCCAAGGCCGCCTGGACACTCTTCGTGATCGTGGTCCCCTTCCTGGGCGTCCTGGTCTACCTGATCGCCCGGGGCAAGGGCATGGGGGAGCGGGAGGTGGCGCAGGCGCGCGCCCAGCAGGAGGCCTTCGACTCCTATGTCCGGCAGGCCGCACAGGGCGCGACCCCGGCCAGCAGCGCCGACGAGCTCGCCAAGCTCTCCGCCATGCGCTCCCGCGGTGAGATCACCGACGACGAGTTCCGCAGGGCCAAGGAGCTGGTCCTCAGCGGTGCCGGGTCGGCCCGGCCTTCCGACACCTTCCACGCCCCCTCCGGGCGCTGA
- a CDS encoding LuxR C-terminal-related transcriptional regulator produces the protein MTTRHEITRRSAGPRVDPLGEPFLQTRFALPATPATFLRRPRLAEHLDQGFDTPLTMVNGSAGAGKTLLVADWAARLGQPVAWLTDEEGNQGCGVFWAYVLQALRTAEVPLPADLGFPGEAHRVDHKLLARLADELSGRERPVVLVLDEFDRVTSARIAEQLEFVLHHAGQGLRLVLVTRTEPLLPLHRYRAAGAMTEIRDAELAFTVDEAAALLDRHGLRLPEDATRALVERTRGWAAGLRLCALAARQSPDPETYLKDFEAGRSPIADFLLAEVLKRQPARTQDLLLRVSVVERFTPALVAELTGRGGAEQALAALHRQNAFVEDLGHSWYRLHPLFGEILRVHLRVRSPGLETELHRRAARWLRGSGALPEALAHGAAAGDWNFTAQALVDDLSIGRLFTGLRSSDLAELFSRMGPEATTAAADLVRAARDLSAYDVEHGLVHLRRAEKRLAAEPDAAGRLSCVLLQSLAARLTGSPGMAEQAVAAAGELRGAVPAQLLENHPEFTALLLTHLGSARLWAGRFDDARAALSEVAACPSDVSTALPREDALGQLALIDYLDGRLCRAERTAQAARREAERYGLGRPHSCGSGLGQLVLAAVAVDRGELAQAQALLDEAADAGAPRDPVTAVGRSLATARLLLSQGEPRAAAAAADPAVPALVTSPWARAQTALVAAAAQLAEGRRDSALKVLDDISCAGEPTCAAEMAWARFAAGDRAAAVDLLDHMRTQGRTGPRASVRAALVRAEAAQESDADTARGLLARALREARRERLRRPFLEAGPGIRHLLDTPPLQGLAAGWLTPCGSGGAAEETSSPVVEELSGREREVVGRLADLMSTEEIAADLYVSVNTVKTHLKSAYRKLGVNGRAEAVRRARDHGLI, from the coding sequence GTGACCACGCGGCACGAGATCACGAGGCGATCGGCCGGTCCCCGCGTCGATCCCCTGGGAGAGCCGTTTCTGCAGACCCGGTTCGCCCTCCCGGCCACGCCGGCCACGTTCCTGCGGCGCCCGCGGCTCGCCGAACATCTCGACCAGGGCTTCGACACCCCCCTGACGATGGTCAACGGTTCGGCCGGCGCGGGCAAGACGCTGCTGGTCGCGGACTGGGCCGCCCGGCTCGGACAACCGGTCGCCTGGCTCACCGACGAGGAAGGAAACCAAGGCTGCGGAGTCTTCTGGGCCTATGTGCTCCAGGCCCTTCGGACCGCCGAGGTGCCGCTCCCGGCCGATCTCGGCTTCCCCGGCGAGGCGCATCGCGTGGACCACAAGCTGCTGGCCCGTCTCGCCGACGAACTGAGCGGGCGGGAGCGGCCCGTCGTCCTCGTGCTGGACGAGTTCGACCGGGTGACCTCCGCACGGATCGCGGAACAGCTGGAGTTCGTCCTGCACCACGCCGGGCAGGGGCTGCGCCTGGTCCTCGTCACCCGCACCGAGCCGCTGCTGCCGCTGCACCGCTACCGGGCGGCCGGGGCCATGACCGAGATCCGGGACGCCGAGCTGGCCTTCACCGTGGACGAGGCCGCCGCGCTCCTGGACCGGCACGGGCTGCGGCTTCCCGAGGACGCCACCCGCGCCCTGGTGGAGCGCACCAGGGGCTGGGCCGCCGGGCTGCGCCTGTGCGCCCTGGCCGCCCGGCAGAGCCCGGACCCCGAGACGTATCTGAAGGACTTCGAGGCGGGCCGGAGCCCGATCGCCGACTTCCTGCTGGCCGAGGTGCTGAAACGGCAGCCGGCCCGCACCCAGGACCTGCTGCTGCGCGTCAGTGTCGTGGAGCGGTTCACCCCCGCACTGGTGGCCGAACTGACCGGGCGCGGCGGTGCCGAACAGGCCCTCGCCGCACTGCACCGCCAGAACGCGTTCGTGGAGGACCTCGGACACTCGTGGTACCGCCTGCACCCGCTGTTCGGCGAGATCCTCCGGGTCCATCTGAGGGTCCGCTCGCCCGGGCTCGAGACCGAACTCCACCGGCGCGCCGCGCGGTGGCTGCGCGGCTCCGGCGCCCTGCCCGAGGCACTGGCGCACGGTGCCGCCGCGGGCGACTGGAACTTCACCGCACAGGCCCTCGTCGACGACCTGTCGATCGGCCGGCTCTTCACCGGGCTGCGCTCGAGCGACCTCGCCGAGCTGTTCTCCCGGATGGGACCCGAGGCGACGACCGCGGCGGCGGACCTCGTGCGCGCCGCGCGCGACCTGTCCGCGTACGACGTGGAACACGGCCTGGTCCATCTGCGCCGCGCCGAGAAGCGCCTCGCCGCGGAGCCGGACGCGGCGGGCCGGCTGAGCTGCGTGCTGCTGCAGTCCCTGGCGGCCCGGCTCACCGGCTCGCCCGGCATGGCCGAGCAGGCCGTGGCGGCGGCCGGGGAACTGCGGGGCGCGGTCCCCGCCCAACTGCTGGAGAACCACCCCGAGTTCACCGCGCTGCTGCTGACCCACCTGGGCTCGGCCCGGCTGTGGGCCGGGCGCTTCGACGACGCGCGCGCCGCGCTGTCCGAGGTGGCCGCATGCCCCAGTGATGTCTCCACGGCGCTGCCGCGCGAGGACGCCCTCGGACAGCTGGCGCTGATCGACTACCTCGACGGCCGGCTGTGCCGGGCGGAGCGCACGGCACAGGCGGCCCGGCGGGAAGCGGAGAGGTACGGCCTCGGCCGCCCCCACTCCTGCGGCTCGGGCCTCGGGCAGCTGGTGCTGGCGGCCGTGGCCGTCGATCGCGGCGAACTGGCTCAGGCCCAGGCCCTGTTGGACGAGGCGGCGGACGCGGGAGCCCCGCGCGACCCGGTGACGGCCGTCGGCCGGTCCCTGGCGACGGCACGGCTGCTGCTGTCGCAGGGCGAGCCACGGGCCGCCGCGGCGGCGGCCGACCCCGCCGTGCCGGCCCTGGTGACCTCCCCCTGGGCGCGGGCGCAGACGGCGCTGGTCGCCGCCGCGGCGCAGCTGGCCGAGGGCCGCCGGGACAGCGCCTTGAAGGTGCTCGACGACATCTCCTGCGCCGGTGAGCCCACGTGCGCGGCGGAGATGGCGTGGGCCCGTTTCGCCGCGGGCGACCGGGCAGCAGCGGTGGACCTGCTCGACCACATGCGGACGCAGGGCCGTACCGGCCCGAGGGCGAGCGTCCGGGCCGCGCTGGTGCGCGCCGAGGCCGCTCAGGAGTCCGACGCCGACACCGCGCGCGGACTGCTCGCCCGGGCACTGCGGGAGGCCCGGCGGGAACGGCTGCGGCGCCCGTTCCTCGAAGCTGGACCGGGGATCCGGCACTTGCTGGACACGCCGCCGCTGCAGGGCCTGGCCGCCGGCTGGCTCACCCCGTGCGGCAGTGGGGGCGCGGCCGAGGAGACCTCGTCCCCGGTCGTCGAGGAGCTGAGCGGACGCGAACGCGAGGTCGTGGGCAGGCTGGCCGACCTGATGTCCACGGAGGAGATCGCCGCCGACCTGTACGTGTCGGTCAACACGGTCAAGACCCACCTCAAGAGCGCCTACCGGAAACTCGGCGTGAACGGCCGCGCCGAGGCGGTGCGCCGGGCGCGCGACCACGGGCTGATCTGA
- a CDS encoding DUF2252 domain-containing protein produces the protein MSTPSAVAVSPADRAARGRRARRRAPRSVHGVFEAAPDRPDAVDVLERQSASRVPELVPIRYGRMLASPFRFYRGAAAVMAADLAPLPRTGLEVQLCGDAHLLNFGLLASPERHLVFDINDFDETFPGPFEWDVKRLAASIAVAGRDNGFTQQEQDDAVRTGVRAYRQRMREFAGMRTLDVWYARDDADRLRGLLAASMDEESRRRTAGAAARARSRTHLRAFAKLTRRTPEGRRIAADPPLLTPLRELRGETSPDEEDKALQALLESYARSLPPDRRHLLRHYRLVDMARKVVGVGSVGTRCWILLLLGRDDDDPLLLQAKEAGESVLAAHTGGERYDNQGRRVVAGQRLLQAASDIFLGWTRVAGLDGRDRDFYVRQLWDWKGGLRPEGWDPGLLSLSGRVCGAALARAHARSGDPVAIAAYLGGGDRFDRALCGFAQAYADRTERDFEALGGAVRAGRIVAAEL, from the coding sequence ATGAGCACACCGAGTGCCGTCGCTGTGTCGCCGGCCGACCGTGCCGCCCGGGGCAGGAGGGCGCGTCGGCGCGCGCCGCGCTCGGTCCACGGCGTGTTCGAGGCCGCGCCGGACCGACCGGACGCGGTCGACGTGCTGGAGCGGCAGTCGGCCAGCCGCGTCCCGGAGCTGGTGCCGATCCGCTACGGCCGCATGCTCGCGTCCCCCTTCCGCTTCTACCGGGGCGCGGCGGCGGTCATGGCGGCGGACCTGGCCCCGCTGCCGCGGACCGGCCTCGAGGTGCAGTTGTGCGGGGACGCCCATCTGCTCAACTTCGGGCTGCTGGCCTCGCCGGAACGGCATCTGGTGTTCGACATCAACGACTTCGACGAGACGTTCCCGGGCCCGTTCGAGTGGGACGTCAAGCGGCTGGCGGCCAGTATCGCCGTCGCGGGGCGGGACAACGGCTTCACCCAGCAGGAGCAGGACGACGCGGTGCGCACCGGCGTGCGGGCCTACCGGCAACGGATGCGGGAGTTCGCGGGCATGCGCACCCTGGACGTCTGGTACGCCCGGGACGACGCCGACCGGCTGCGCGGGCTGCTGGCCGCCTCGATGGACGAGGAGAGCAGGCGTCGTACGGCCGGGGCGGCCGCCCGCGCCCGTTCCCGGACCCATCTGCGGGCCTTCGCCAAACTCACCCGGCGTACGCCGGAGGGCCGCCGGATCGCCGCGGACCCACCGCTGCTCACCCCCCTGCGGGAACTGCGCGGCGAGACCTCCCCCGACGAGGAGGACAAGGCGCTGCAGGCGCTGCTGGAGTCGTACGCGCGCAGCCTGCCCCCGGACCGGCGGCACCTGCTGCGGCACTACCGACTGGTGGACATGGCGCGGAAGGTGGTGGGGGTCGGCAGCGTCGGCACCCGGTGCTGGATCCTGCTGCTGCTCGGCCGGGACGACGACGATCCGCTGCTGTTGCAGGCCAAGGAGGCCGGGGAGTCGGTGCTCGCGGCGCACACGGGCGGCGAGCGGTACGACAACCAGGGCCGCAGGGTGGTGGCCGGGCAGCGGCTCCTGCAGGCGGCCAGTGACATCTTCCTGGGCTGGACGCGTGTGGCCGGCCTCGACGGGCGCGACCGGGACTTCTACGTACGGCAGTTGTGGGACTGGAAGGGCGGCCTCCGGCCGGAGGGCTGGGATCCCGGCCTGCTGAGCCTGTCCGGCCGGGTGTGCGGGGCGGCCCTGGCACGGGCCCATGCGCGCTCCGGTGATCCGGTCGCCATCGCCGCCTATCTCGGCGGCGGGGACCGCTTCGACCGTGCGCTGTGCGGGTTCGCGCAGGCCTACGCGGACCGCACCGAGCGGGACTTCGAGGCGCTGGGCGGGGCGGTCCGCGCGGGCCGGATCGTCGCGGCCGAGCTGTGA
- a CDS encoding DUF7144 family membrane protein has translation MTTTPSARAHTRTTRQAWAGGLTAFAGVMLLLAGLLGIFRGIMAIAQDNVFVTTPNYVFKFDLTSWGWIHLVLGAIAVIVSFGLFTPSMWARVAGVGIAGLVIIANFLSLPYYPVWSVVMIALSGFIIWALCVVQGRESMESP, from the coding sequence ATGACCACGACCCCCTCCGCTCGCGCCCACACCCGCACCACCCGGCAGGCCTGGGCGGGCGGCCTGACGGCCTTCGCGGGTGTCATGCTGCTGCTTGCCGGGCTGCTCGGGATATTCCGGGGCATCATGGCGATCGCCCAGGACAACGTCTTCGTGACGACGCCGAACTACGTCTTCAAGTTCGACCTCACCAGCTGGGGCTGGATCCATCTGGTCCTGGGCGCGATCGCCGTGATCGTCAGCTTCGGCCTGTTCACACCCTCGATGTGGGCGCGCGTCGCCGGCGTGGGCATCGCCGGGCTGGTGATCATCGCCAACTTCCTGTCCCTGCCGTACTACCCGGTGTGGTCCGTCGTGATGATCGCCCTGTCCGGCTTCATCATCTGGGCCCTGTGCGTGGTCCAGGGGAGGGAGTCCATGGAGAGCCCGTAG